A single window of Liolophura sinensis isolate JHLJ2023 chromosome 6, CUHK_Ljap_v2, whole genome shotgun sequence DNA harbors:
- the LOC135468844 gene encoding soma ferritin-like, whose protein sequence is MARLFLVVVALGLIQCGLGNNIFDAEIEADGLESLARQNFHKRIINLVNQQINVYLNASYVYTAMSNHFDRDSVALPGFSHYFHEAAEFEREKAESLMKYMNKRGGKVELGKIEAPLRQEWPNSLSAMEDAQRIEEDIFETLMQLHRVADTPTKKRKADIHLASVLEDTYLHDQIEQIKKKADYITELSRAMRHTTPGLGEFIFDQKLR, encoded by the exons ATGGCCCGTCTGTTCCTTGTTGTAGTGGCCCTTGGGCTTATCCAATGTGGACTTGGAAATAACATCTTTGATGCCGAGATCGAAGCTG ACGGCTTGGAGTCTCTGGCCAgacaaaactttcacaaaagaATCATCAACTTAGTGAACCAGCAAATCAATGTGTATCTGAACGCGAGCTATGTGTACACAGCCATG TCCAACCATTTTGACCGGGACTCAGTGGCTCTCCCTGGCTTCAGTCATTACTTCCACGAAGCTGCGGAATTCGAACGAGAAAAGGCTGAAAGTTTGATGAAGTACATGAACAAGAGAGGAGGCAAAGTGGAGCTGGGCAAGATTGAG GCCCCATTACGCCAGGAGTGGCCTAACAGTTTATCTGCAATGGAGGATGCACAGAGAATAGAGGAAGACATCTTCGAGACGCTGATGCAGCTTCATCGCGTGGCGGATACTCCAACCAAGAAACGAAAAGCCGACATCCAC TTGGCATCGGTTTTGGAAGACACCTACCTCCACGATCAAATCGAGCAGATCAAAAAGAAGGCTGATTACATCACGGAGTTATCACGTGCCATGCGTCACACAACGCCAGGTCTTGGAGAATTCATCTTCGACCAGAAACTTCGGTAA